Proteins found in one Microcella daejeonensis genomic segment:
- the lgt gene encoding prolipoprotein diacylglyceryl transferase codes for MILPTSIPSPAPEWQVFNLGQWLRDIGLTWFGFDINIYAYALCILLGIVAAVMLTNHRLTRRGAEPWITLDIALFAVPLGIIGGRVYHVLTHPDDYFFPGADLLRTLYIWEGGMAIFGALIGGAIGVAIGCRVTGIRFWSFADALAPGLLLAQAFGRLGNWFNQELFGLPTDLPWGLEIDPGNSAIPVGLPEGTLFHPTFLYEIVWNLAGVALLLLLDARLKAQWGTLLGGYLIWYGVGRSVFESIRIDPSELFLGIRVNVWAAWAAVVVGIVLIIVQRRRHTGAEPGPYSDGRRWQEAAGVDSEDVYTETDDADNDAELVAASAAPSATTGAAPAPSDAATSGAAARP; via the coding sequence GTGATCCTCCCCACGAGCATCCCGAGCCCCGCGCCCGAATGGCAGGTCTTCAACCTCGGCCAGTGGCTGCGCGACATCGGGCTCACCTGGTTCGGGTTCGACATCAACATCTACGCCTACGCGCTGTGCATCCTGCTCGGCATCGTCGCCGCCGTGATGCTCACCAACCACCGGCTCACCCGCCGGGGCGCCGAGCCGTGGATCACGCTCGACATCGCCCTGTTCGCCGTGCCGCTCGGCATCATCGGCGGCCGCGTGTACCACGTGCTCACCCACCCCGACGACTACTTCTTCCCCGGGGCCGATCTGCTGAGGACCCTCTACATATGGGAGGGCGGCATGGCGATCTTCGGCGCCCTCATCGGCGGGGCGATCGGCGTCGCGATCGGCTGCCGCGTGACGGGCATCCGCTTCTGGAGCTTCGCCGACGCGCTCGCACCGGGCCTGCTGCTCGCGCAGGCCTTCGGCCGGCTCGGCAACTGGTTCAACCAGGAGCTCTTCGGCCTGCCCACCGACCTGCCGTGGGGTCTCGAGATCGACCCGGGCAACAGCGCCATCCCGGTCGGCCTGCCCGAGGGCACCCTCTTCCACCCCACCTTCCTCTACGAGATCGTCTGGAACCTCGCGGGCGTCGCGCTCCTGCTCCTTCTGGATGCCCGGCTCAAGGCGCAGTGGGGAACGCTCCTCGGCGGCTACCTGATCTGGTACGGCGTCGGCCGCAGCGTCTTCGAGTCGATCCGCATCGACCCCAGCGAGCTCTTCCTCGGGATCCGCGTCAACGTCTGGGCCGCCTGGGCCGCCGTCGTGGTGGGGATCGTGCTCATCATCGTGCAGCGCCGCCGGCACACGGGCGCCGAGCCCGGGCCGTACTCCGACGGTCGCCGGTGGCAGGAGGCCGCTGGGGTAGACTCGGAGGACGTCTACACCGAGACGGACGACGCCGACAATGACGCCGAGCTCGTCGCAGCATCCGCAGCACCCTCCGCCACCACCGGAGCAGCACCCGCACCATCAGACGCCGCCACAAGCGGCGCCGCCGCGCGGCCGTGA